A genomic region of Irregularibacter muris contains the following coding sequences:
- the murD gene encoding UDP-N-acetylmuramoyl-L-alanine--D-glutamate ligase — protein sequence MIVRNKNFLVIGVAKSGIAVTKYLLSKGAHVVLTDIMSKEKISTEVGQLLKHPNLKGIFGEQPPQSLLVSINYIITSPGVPMDIPILERARKENIEILNEIELSYRLISSWTIAITGTNGKTTTTSLVGEIVKASKRETFVVGNIGTPMISFIDKATQNSCFVVEISSFQLEGIQQFHPKISAILNITPDHLNRHKTMENYIFTKSKVFSNQVEGDITILNADNVNTFSLVNRTKGRVVLFSRSLSLDEGVCIKSNEIVVKDQGKTIPICPISEIKMPGSHNLENVLAAVAITYYANIPVEVIRSVLKKFKGVEHRIELVETIKGIDFINDSKGTNPEATIKAIEAMSKPIILIAGGMDKGTDFTELISFFQGKVKHLVLLGETSDQIEHIARKQGYNNIIKVSSMESAVTKSYEIANEDDVILLSPACASWDMFSSFEERGNLFKEIVRSLKGV from the coding sequence ATGATAGTTAGAAATAAAAACTTTCTTGTAATAGGAGTGGCCAAAAGTGGTATAGCTGTGACAAAATACTTACTGTCTAAAGGTGCCCATGTAGTATTAACTGACATCATGTCCAAAGAAAAAATAAGCACAGAGGTTGGCCAATTATTAAAACATCCTAATCTAAAAGGGATATTTGGGGAGCAGCCCCCACAATCTCTTTTAGTTAGCATAAATTATATTATTACAAGTCCAGGCGTACCTATGGATATCCCTATATTAGAAAGGGCAAGAAAAGAAAATATTGAGATTTTAAATGAGATAGAACTCTCTTATAGATTAATTTCCTCATGGACTATTGCTATAACGGGCACCAATGGTAAAACTACGACAACTTCCTTGGTAGGAGAAATAGTAAAGGCTTCTAAAAGGGAAACCTTTGTGGTGGGAAATATAGGAACCCCTATGATTTCCTTTATTGATAAAGCCACGCAAAATTCTTGTTTTGTAGTAGAGATAAGTAGTTTTCAATTGGAAGGAATTCAACAATTTCATCCTAAGATTTCAGCGATATTAAACATTACACCGGACCATTTGAATAGACATAAAACAATGGAGAATTATATCTTTACCAAAAGCAAGGTTTTCTCTAATCAAGTTGAGGGGGATATCACCATACTCAATGCGGATAATGTGAATACATTTTCCCTAGTGAATAGAACCAAGGGAAGAGTAGTATTATTTAGCAGAAGCCTATCCCTAGATGAGGGAGTTTGTATAAAGAGCAATGAGATTGTGGTTAAAGATCAAGGGAAAACCATACCTATATGTCCTATTTCTGAAATAAAAATGCCTGGCAGTCATAATCTGGAAAATGTATTAGCAGCTGTTGCGATTACCTATTATGCCAATATTCCTGTAGAAGTTATAAGAAGTGTGTTAAAGAAATTTAAGGGTGTTGAACATAGAATAGAGTTAGTAGAGACGATTAAGGGTATAGATTTTATCAATGATTCTAAGGGCACAAATCCAGAGGCTACCATTAAGGCTATAGAAGCCATGAGTAAACCCATTATTTTGATTGCAGGTGGAATGGATAAAGGAACTGATTTTACTGAATTGATCAGCTTCTTTCAAGGAAAGGTAAAGCATTTGGTATTATTGGGAGAGACTTCGGATCAAATTGAACATATTGCAAGGAAACAGGGGTACAATAATATAATTAAGGTAAGTAGTATGGAAAGTGCTGTTACAAAGTCCTATGAAATAGCGAATGAAGATGATGTTATCTTATTATCTCCTGCATGTGCTAGTTGGGATATGTTTAGTAGTTTTGAGGAGCGAGGAAACTTATTTAAAGAAATAGTAAGGTCTTTAAAGGGGGTTTAG